In the genome of Plasmodium chabaudi chabaudi strain AS genome assembly, chromosome: 6, one region contains:
- a CDS encoding CIR protein: protein MSKELCKAIDEIDKNVVFNTVSQKYTLEDKIYGAYCPGSENGEKGQCDSDEELLGSAFIALLKFFKNIDNGHLEDDKLAQYAILWFSSKIKENTKAGYGINDIYNTFIKNNSWFSELSESIEKKKDMMNIHLICLKNLYALLKGICETINKCNESSNSSECIKAGKECASLYRTCLTSFPWRGLCNPYCSVLSNLKKDYEKIRENNDKLPELTPPSGRESCENYCEILTQKLNAEGSAIEGTEQVTTHKISLLGQLRTFTSINNGNKLPYIAIPFILIPIILGISYKYLTPLWRKMMKRKTMKKIINLNDQKKA, encoded by the exons ATGTCTAAGGAATtg TGTAAAGCAATTGATGAGATCGATAAAAATGTTGTCTTTAATACGGTATCTCAAAAGTATACGCTTGaggataaaatatatggagCATATTGTCCTGGCAGTGAAAATGGAGAAAAAGGACAATGTGATAGTGATGAAGAATTGCTCGGATCTGCTTTTATAGCATTgctaaaattttttaagaacATTGATAATGGACATTTAGAGGATGATAAACTTGCTCAATACGCTATTTTATGGTTTAGTTCGAAAATTAAGGAAAATACGAAGGCAGGATATGgaataaatgatatttaCAACAcctttataaaaaataatagttgGTTTAGTGAACTTAGTGAATCcatagaaaaaaagaaagataTGATGAATATTCACCTTATATGTTTGAAGAATCTTTATGCGTTACTTAAAGGAATATGTGAaacaattaataaatgtaatGAGTCTTCAAACTCCAGTGAATGCATAAAAGCTGGTAAAGAGTGTGCTAGTTTGTATCGTACATGTCTGACTAGTTTTCCCTGGAGAGGGCTTTGTAATCCATATTGTAGTGTATTgtcaaatttaaaaaaagattatgaaaaaattagagaaaataatgataagcTTCCAGAATTGACACCACCATCAGGAAGAGAAAGTTGTGAGAATTATTGCGAAATTTTAACACAAAAATTGAATGCTGAGGGATCGGCAATTGAAGGAACAGAACAAGTTACGACCCACAAAATTAGTTTACTAGGTCAACTAAGAACCTTCAcaagtataaataatggaaataagCTACCCTATATTGCAattccatttattttaatacccATTATTTTAGGAATTTCATATAAG tATTTAACGCCCTTATGGcgaaaaatgatgaaaagaaaaaccatgaaaaagattataaatttgaatgATCAAAAGAAAGCCTAA